The genome window ACAGGGGGCTTTGAGGGTACCAGTGATGATGATTCCCTCTGCAACCAGCCAGGTTGGCTTTACGAGGCTCACGACAGTGGAGGTATAACATAATGGAGAATCTGAGGATTGTTCATTTCATGAATCAATTCTTCGGAGGGATTGGCGGGGAGGAGATGGCTCACGTTCCGCCTCAATCCGGAAAGGGCCCAATTGGGCCTGGAGCGGTGCTTCAGGAGGTCTTGGGAAAGCAGGGGCAGGTTGTAGGGAACGGTAATCTGTGGCGATAACTACTTTGCTGAAGATATGGAAAAGGCGGCCCATGAGGTTCTTCGCCTTATCGAATCCTACCAGCCCGATCTCCTCGTCGCCGGTCCGGCCTTTAACGCGGGCCGCTACGGCCCGGCCTGCGGCAAGGTCTGCCACGTGGTACAGGAACAACTTGGGATTCCTGCGGTCACCGGCCTGTACCAGGAGAATCCCGGGGTGGACCTCTTCCGGCGGAGCACATATATCGTCAAGACGGCGAATAGTGCCCAGGGGATGCGCGAGGCGATGACAAACATGGTAAAGCTGGCTCTGAAGCTTCATGCTAGGGAGCAGCTGGGGACCCCGGAGGAGGAGGGGCTCATCTCAAGAGGTGTGAAGAAGAACCGCATCGCCGAGCATCTTGCCTCGGAGCGGGCGGTGGATCTCCTTCTCAAAAAGATCAAAGGGGAGCCCTACCGGTCCGAGATGCGGCTGCCCAGATTCGAGAAGGTTCCTCCGGCCCCGCCGGTTGAAGAGCTTTCGAAGGCCCTCATCGCCATCGTCGTCGAGGGGGGACTGGTGCCGCCTGATAACCCCGATCGGATCGAGTCAGCTCGGGCCACGCGTTACGCCAAGTATCCGATCGCGGGTAAAGATACCCTCACGCAGGGCGAGTTTGCTCCCGTAAGCGGCGGCTTCGAAAAGGCATTTGGGGCCCAGAACCCGAACCGGCTTTGCCCGGTGGATGTTCTCCGAGAGCTGGAGAGGGAAAAACGCATCGGCACGCTCTACGACTACTTCTACACGACGACCGGCTTCGCCACGAGCTTGGCGAGCGCCAAGCAGATGGGGGAGGGGATCGCGAAAGAGGTCAAGGAAGCCCAGGTCGATGCGGTCCTCCTTGTCTCCACGTGAGGGACGGGCACGCGCTGCGGGGCAGTGCTCACGCGAGAGCTGGAGCGAGCCGGGATTCCCACCGTGCAGCTTTGTACGATTACCTCCATTGCGACTACGGTCGGGGCGAATCGTATCGTCCCGGCCAATGGGATCCCGTATCCGCTCGGCGATCCCAGTTTGCCTCCAGCAAAAGAGAGGCAGTTACGGCGGGCATTGGTCGAGAAGGCCCTCGAGGCCCTCTGTGCTCGGGTGGAGGGACAAGAGATCTTTACAACGTAGGGGCAACAAGTTATCCAAAGACAACAATGATCCAAGACCACACTTGACCCGATGCGATCGCTACGCGGCGTCGGGGGATGTCATCAAAGACTACACCTCCGTGGTCGGCTATGCCGGCTTCATCATTCAATAGCCACGAATCTTGCAAGTAGGAGCGTACTGGTTGCAGTATCGCTGGTCGCTGCACTATTATCCTTCACAGTAGTCCTCGTGGTCATTACTTCACTGTCAAAAAAGGTTGAAAAATGAGATCGTACCTGAAAAGACTGCTATTCGTCTTATGTGGTGGATTGATGATCGTCGTCTCTGTAGTGTTGATAAAGACATTACGCTTTACTTCTCGGCAGCTAGAGGTCGATCCGCAGCCGCGGGTGGCGATTAATGGAGAAAAAATCGCCGAATACCTGTCAAACGCTATCCAGTTCAGGACCATCTCATATGGGGATACGGGACAATTTGATGGCAAGGAATTCTCAAGCTTCCATCGATATCTCGAACAGAGGTTTCCCAAGGTTCATTCCACGCTCATTAAGGAAGTTGTGGGAGGGTACAGTCTTCTCTATACGTGGAAAGGCCAAACAGGGGGTACGAAGCCGATTCTCCTCATGGGTCATATGGACGTCGTACCTGTCGAACCTGGCACGGAAGACAATTGGACCCATCCCCCTTTTGGGGGGCGTATCGCCAGTGGCTACATTTGGGGCAGAGGGGCCATGGATGATAAGGTTAGCGTTCTGGGTATGCTTGAAGCCGTAGAAATGCTGCTGACAGAAGGATTCCATCCCTCTCGCACAGTGTACCTTGCCTTTGGCCACGATGAAGAGGTCGGGGGAGCAATGGGAGCTGCCAAGATTGCCAGCCTTTTGCGTTCCAGAGGGGTCGAATTAGAGTACATTCTCGACGAGGGGGGTGCCATCACTCACGGAATATTGCCGGGGGTTTCCGCTCCCGTTGCTCTGGTAGGGATCGCCGAGAAGGGCTATGTGAGTGTCGAGCTCGCAGTGCAGAGTAAAGGAGGGCACTCCTCCATGCCCCCAAAGCATACTGCGATTGGCATCCTCAGTACTGCCGTACATAATCTCGAGCGCAATCAGTTCCCAGCAGAAATCAGAGGGGCAACGGGAAAACTGTTCGAGTATGTGGGGCCAGAAATGCCCTTTCCCGAAAGGATGGTATTTGCCAACCTCTGGCTTTTTGGGTGGCTGGTCGAGCGCCAGCTTGTGGCATCGTCTTGGACAAACGCTCTGGTCCGGACCACCACGGCAGCGACGAT of Candidatus Methylomirabilota bacterium contains these proteins:
- a CDS encoding M20 family peptidase; the encoded protein is MRSYLKRLLFVLCGGLMIVVSVVLIKTLRFTSRQLEVDPQPRVAINGEKIAEYLSNAIQFRTISYGDTGQFDGKEFSSFHRYLEQRFPKVHSTLIKEVVGGYSLLYTWKGQTGGTKPILLMGHMDVVPVEPGTEDNWTHPPFGGRIASGYIWGRGAMDDKVSVLGMLEAVEMLLTEGFHPSRTVYLAFGHDEEVGGAMGAAKIASLLRSRGVELEYILDEGGAITHGILPGVSAPVALVGIAEKGYVSVELAVQSKGGHSSMPPKHTAIGILSTAVHNLERNQFPAEIRGATGKLFEYVGPEMPFPERMVFANLWLFGWLVERQLVASSWTNALVRTTTAATMFESGVKENVLPTKAKAVINFRILPGESVQSVIDHVRKTIGDARVKITPVKKVLSEPSAVSVPESSSFENLHRTIRQIFPDAIVAPWLVVGATDSRHYAKLSGNIYRFVPIRMDPGDTRRFHGTDERISVDNYENCVRFFMQLIRNSHS